In Choloepus didactylus isolate mChoDid1 chromosome 18, mChoDid1.pri, whole genome shotgun sequence, a single genomic region encodes these proteins:
- the GSDMA gene encoding gasdermin-A isoform X2, protein MTMFENVTRALTRQLNPRGDLTPLDSLIDFKRFYPFCLVLRKRKSTLFWGARYLRTDYTLLDVLEPGSSPTDPTDTGNFGFKNMLDAQVKGEVDMPKTVKVTGTAGLSRNSTLEVQTLSVAPKALETLQEDRKLAAEHPFLKEMQNRGENLYVVMEVVETVQEVTLERAGKADGCFSLPFFAPLGLQGSINHKEAITIPKGCILAFRVKQLIVKGKDEWDIPHIYNDNMQTFPPGGQMQGCLLAALTLPTGELLEDFRTLKEEVQRETQEVQKLSRVGQHSLLSSLSKLLGKKKELQDLELMLEGALDKGHEVSLEALPKDVLLSKDATGAVLYFLGALTELSEAQQKLLVKSMEKKILPMQLKLVECTMEQSFLRDKEGVFPLRPELLSSLGEEELTLTEALVGLSGLEVQRSGPQYLWDPDTLPRLCALYAGLSLLQLLTEAS, encoded by the exons ATGACCATGTTTGAAAATGTCACCCGGGCCCTGACCAGACAGCTGAATCCCCGAGGGGACCTGACCCCTCTGGACAGCCTCATTGACTTCAAACGCTTCTATCCCTTCTGCTTGGTGCTCAGAAAGAGGAAGAGCACGCTCTTCTGGGGAGCCCGGTACCTCCGCACTGACTACACCCTCCTGGATGTGCTTGAGCCCGGCAGCTCTCCTACAG ATCCAACAGACACTGGGAACTTTGGCTTTAAGAATATGCTGGATGCCCAAGTGAAGGGAGAGGTGGATATGCCAAAGACAGTGAAGGTGACGGGGACTGCCGGGCTCTCCCGGAACAGCACCCTGGAGGTGCAGACACTCAGTGTGGCGCCCAAGGCCCTGGAGACCTTGCAAGAGGACAG AAAGCTGGCAGCAGAGCACCCGTTCCTGAAGGAGATGCAGAATCGAGGCGAGAACCTGTAcgtggtgatggaggtggtggagaccgtccaagaggtcactctggagagagCCGGCAAGGCAGACGGTTGTTTCTCCCTCCCGTTCTTTGCCCCATTGGGGCTACAG GGATCCATAAACCACAAGGAGGCCATAACCATCCCCAAGGGCTGCATCCTGGCCTTTCGAGTGAAACAGCTGATAGTCAAAGGCAAAGATGAGTGGG ATATTCCACATATCTACAATGACAACATGCAAACCTTCCCTCCCGGAG GACAGATGCAGGGCTGCTTGTTGGCTGCATTGACTCTTCCCACAGGGGAGTTACTAGAGGACTTCAGGACACTAAAAGAAGAGGTTCAAAGAGAGACCCAAGAAGTGCAGAAGCTGAGCCGAGTAGGGCAACACTCCCTGCTCAGCTCCCTCAGCAAACTTCTAGGGAAGAAAAAGGAGCTGCAAGACCTTGAGCTCATG CTGGAAGGGGCTCTAGACAAGGGACATGAAGTGAGCCTGGAGGCACTCCCAAAAGATGTCCTGCTATCAAAGGATGCAACAGGAGCCGTCCTCTATTTCCTGGGAGCCCTAACAG AGCTAAGTGAAGCCCAACAGAAGCTGCTGGTCAAATCCATGGAGAAAAAGATCCTACCCATGCAGCTAAAGCTG GTGGAGTGTACAATGGAACAGAGTTTCCTGCGGGATAAGGAGGGTGTCTTCCCCCTGCGACCCGAGCTGCTCTCCTCCCTTGGGGAAGAGGAACTGACTCTCACGGAGGCCCTGGTGGGGCTGAGTGGCCTGGAAGTGCAGAGATCTGGCCCCCAGTACCTGTGGGACCCAGACACCCTCCCCCGCCTCTGTGCCCTCTACGCGGGCCTCTCCCTCCTGCAGCTGCTGACTGAGGCCTCCTAA
- the PSMD3 gene encoding 26S proteasome non-ATPase regulatory subunit 3, producing MKQEGSARRRGADKAKPPPGGGEQEPPPPPAPQDVEMKEEAATGGGPAAEADSKTAAAAEHSQRELDTVTLEDIKEHVKQLEKAVSGKEPRFVLRALRMLPSTSRRLNHYVLYKAVHGFFTSNNATRDFLLSFLEEPMDTEADLQFRPRTGKAASAPLLPEVEAYLQLLMVIFLMNSKRYKEAQKISDDLMQKISTQNRRALDLVAAKCYYYHARVYEFLDKLDVVRSFLHARLRTATLRHDADGQATLLNLLLRNYLHYSLYDQAEKLVSKSVFPEQANNNEWARYLYYTGRIKAIQLEYSEARRTMTNALRKAPQHTAVGFKQTVHKLLIVVELLLGEIPDRLQFRQPSLKRSLMPYFLLTQAVRTGNLAKFNQVLDQFGEKFQADGTYTLIIRLRHNVIKTGVRMISLSYSRISLADIAQKLQLDSPEDAEFIVAKAIRDGVIEASINHEKGYVQSKEMIDIYSTREPQLAFHQRISFCLDIHNMSVKAMRFPPKSYNKDLESAEERREREQQDLEFAKEMAEDDDDSFP from the exons ATGAAGCAGGAGGGCTCGGCTCGGCGGCGCGGCGCGGACAAAGCGAAGCCGCCGCCCGGCGGAGGGGAACAAGAACCACCCCCGCCGCCGGCCCCCCAGGATGTGGAGATGAAAGAGGAGGCGGCGACGGGTGGCGGGCCAGCAGCCGAGGCTGACAGCAAGACGGCGGCGGCGGCTGAACATTCCCAGCGAGAGCTGGACACCGTCACCTTGGAGG ACATCAAGGAACATGTGAAACAGCTGGAAAAGGCAGTTTCAGGCAAGGAGCCACGCTTTGTGCTGAGGGCCCTGCGGATGCTGCCTTCCACATCACGCCGCTTGAACCACTATGTTCTGTACAAGGCTGTGCATGGCTTCTTCACCTCAAATAATGCCACTCGAGACTTCTTGCTATCCTTTCTGGAAGAG CCCATGGACACAGAAGCTGATTTACAGTTCCGTCCCCGAACAGGGAAGGCTGCGTCAGCACCCCTCCTGCCTGAAGTGGAAGCCTATCTACAGCTCCTCATGGTCATCTTCCTGATGAACAGCAAGCGCTACAAAGAG GCACAGAAAATCTCTGATGACTTGATGCAGAAGATCAGTACTCAGAACCGCCGAGCCCTGGACCTTGTGGCTGCAAAGTGTTATTATTACCACGCCCGGGTCTACGAGTTCCTGGACAAGCTGGATGTGGTGCGCAG cTTCCTGCATGCCCGGCTCCGGACAGCTACCCTTCGGCATGATGCAGACGGTCAGGCCACCCTCCTGAACCTCCTGCTGCGTAACTACCTACACTACAGTTTGTATGACCAGGCGGAGAAGCTGGTGTCCAAGTCTGTGTTCCCCGAGCAGGCCAACAACAATGAGTGGGCCAGGTACCTCTACTACACAG GGCGGATCAAAGCCATCCAGCTGGAGTACTCAGAGGCCAGGAGAACAATGACCAATGCCCTCCGCAAGGCCCCACAACACACAGCTGTCGGCTTCAAACAGACG GTGCACAAGCTTCTCATTGTGGTCGAGCTGTTACTGGGGGAGATCCCGGACCGGCTGCAGTTCCGTCAACCCTCCCTCAAGCGTTCACTCATGCCCTACTTCCTTCTGACCCAAG CTGTCAGGACAGGGAACCTAGCCAAGTTCAACCAGGTCCtggatcagtttggggagaagtTTCAAGCAGATGGGACCTATACCCTGATCATCCGACTGCGGCACAATGTGATCAAGACAG GTGTGCGCATGATCAGCCTCTCCTATTCCCGAATCTCCCTGGCCGACATTGCCCAGAAGCTGCAGCTGGATAGCCCTGAGGATGCAGAGTTCATTGTTGCCAAG GCCATCCGGGATGGCGTCATTGAGGCCAGCATCAACCATGAGAAGGGCTATGTGCAGTCCAAGGAGATGATCGACATCTATTCCACCCGAGAGCCCCAGCTAGCCTTCCACCAGCGCATCTCCTTCTGCCTGGACATCCACAACATGTCTGTCAAG GCTATGAGGTTTCCTCCCAAATCGTACAACAAGGACTTGGAGTCTGCAGAG GAGCGGCGTGAGCGAGAGCAGCAAGACCTGGAGTTTGCCAAGGAGATGGCCGAAGATGATGACGACAGCTTCCCTTGA
- the GSDMA gene encoding gasdermin-A isoform X3 → MTMFENVTRALTRQLNPRGDLTPLDSLIDFKRFYPFCLVLRKRKSTLFWGARYLRTDYTLLDVLEPGSSPTDPTDTGNFGFKNMLDAQVKGEVDMPKTVKVTGTAGLSRNSTLEVQTLSVAPKALETLQEDRKLAAEHPFLKEMQNRGENLYVVMEVVETVQEVTLERAGKADGCFSLPFFAPLGLQGSINHKEAITIPKGCILAFRVKQLIVKGKDEWDIPHIYNDNMQTFPPGVIQTSDTGELLEDFRTLKEEVQRETQEVQKLSRVGQHSLLSSLSKLLGKKKELQDLELMLEGALDKGHEVSLEALPKDVLLSKDATGAVLYFLGALTELSEAQQKLLVKSMEKKILPMQLKLVECTMEQSFLRDKEGVFPLRPELLSSLGEEELTLTEALVGLSGLEVQRSGPQYLWDPDTLPRLCALYAGLSLLQLLTEAS, encoded by the exons ATGACCATGTTTGAAAATGTCACCCGGGCCCTGACCAGACAGCTGAATCCCCGAGGGGACCTGACCCCTCTGGACAGCCTCATTGACTTCAAACGCTTCTATCCCTTCTGCTTGGTGCTCAGAAAGAGGAAGAGCACGCTCTTCTGGGGAGCCCGGTACCTCCGCACTGACTACACCCTCCTGGATGTGCTTGAGCCCGGCAGCTCTCCTACAG ATCCAACAGACACTGGGAACTTTGGCTTTAAGAATATGCTGGATGCCCAAGTGAAGGGAGAGGTGGATATGCCAAAGACAGTGAAGGTGACGGGGACTGCCGGGCTCTCCCGGAACAGCACCCTGGAGGTGCAGACACTCAGTGTGGCGCCCAAGGCCCTGGAGACCTTGCAAGAGGACAG AAAGCTGGCAGCAGAGCACCCGTTCCTGAAGGAGATGCAGAATCGAGGCGAGAACCTGTAcgtggtgatggaggtggtggagaccgtccaagaggtcactctggagagagCCGGCAAGGCAGACGGTTGTTTCTCCCTCCCGTTCTTTGCCCCATTGGGGCTACAG GGATCCATAAACCACAAGGAGGCCATAACCATCCCCAAGGGCTGCATCCTGGCCTTTCGAGTGAAACAGCTGATAGTCAAAGGCAAAGATGAGTGGG ATATTCCACATATCTACAATGACAACATGCAAACCTTCCCTCCCGGAG ttatcCAGACATCTGATACTG GGGAGTTACTAGAGGACTTCAGGACACTAAAAGAAGAGGTTCAAAGAGAGACCCAAGAAGTGCAGAAGCTGAGCCGAGTAGGGCAACACTCCCTGCTCAGCTCCCTCAGCAAACTTCTAGGGAAGAAAAAGGAGCTGCAAGACCTTGAGCTCATG CTGGAAGGGGCTCTAGACAAGGGACATGAAGTGAGCCTGGAGGCACTCCCAAAAGATGTCCTGCTATCAAAGGATGCAACAGGAGCCGTCCTCTATTTCCTGGGAGCCCTAACAG AGCTAAGTGAAGCCCAACAGAAGCTGCTGGTCAAATCCATGGAGAAAAAGATCCTACCCATGCAGCTAAAGCTG GTGGAGTGTACAATGGAACAGAGTTTCCTGCGGGATAAGGAGGGTGTCTTCCCCCTGCGACCCGAGCTGCTCTCCTCCCTTGGGGAAGAGGAACTGACTCTCACGGAGGCCCTGGTGGGGCTGAGTGGCCTGGAAGTGCAGAGATCTGGCCCCCAGTACCTGTGGGACCCAGACACCCTCCCCCGCCTCTGTGCCCTCTACGCGGGCCTCTCCCTCCTGCAGCTGCTGACTGAGGCCTCCTAA
- the GSDMA gene encoding gasdermin-A isoform X1, giving the protein MTMFENVTRALTRQLNPRGDLTPLDSLIDFKRFYPFCLVLRKRKSTLFWGARYLRTDYTLLDVLEPGSSPTDPTDTGNFGFKNMLDAQVKGEVDMPKTVKVTGTAGLSRNSTLEVQTLSVAPKALETLQEDRKLAAEHPFLKEMQNRGENLYVVMEVVETVQEVTLERAGKADGCFSLPFFAPLGLQGSINHKEAITIPKGCILAFRVKQLIVKGKDEWDIPHIYNDNMQTFPPGGGQMQGCLLAALTLPTGELLEDFRTLKEEVQRETQEVQKLSRVGQHSLLSSLSKLLGKKKELQDLELMLEGALDKGHEVSLEALPKDVLLSKDATGAVLYFLGALTELSEAQQKLLVKSMEKKILPMQLKLVECTMEQSFLRDKEGVFPLRPELLSSLGEEELTLTEALVGLSGLEVQRSGPQYLWDPDTLPRLCALYAGLSLLQLLTEAS; this is encoded by the exons ATGACCATGTTTGAAAATGTCACCCGGGCCCTGACCAGACAGCTGAATCCCCGAGGGGACCTGACCCCTCTGGACAGCCTCATTGACTTCAAACGCTTCTATCCCTTCTGCTTGGTGCTCAGAAAGAGGAAGAGCACGCTCTTCTGGGGAGCCCGGTACCTCCGCACTGACTACACCCTCCTGGATGTGCTTGAGCCCGGCAGCTCTCCTACAG ATCCAACAGACACTGGGAACTTTGGCTTTAAGAATATGCTGGATGCCCAAGTGAAGGGAGAGGTGGATATGCCAAAGACAGTGAAGGTGACGGGGACTGCCGGGCTCTCCCGGAACAGCACCCTGGAGGTGCAGACACTCAGTGTGGCGCCCAAGGCCCTGGAGACCTTGCAAGAGGACAG AAAGCTGGCAGCAGAGCACCCGTTCCTGAAGGAGATGCAGAATCGAGGCGAGAACCTGTAcgtggtgatggaggtggtggagaccgtccaagaggtcactctggagagagCCGGCAAGGCAGACGGTTGTTTCTCCCTCCCGTTCTTTGCCCCATTGGGGCTACAG GGATCCATAAACCACAAGGAGGCCATAACCATCCCCAAGGGCTGCATCCTGGCCTTTCGAGTGAAACAGCTGATAGTCAAAGGCAAAGATGAGTGGG ATATTCCACATATCTACAATGACAACATGCAAACCTTCCCTCCCGGAG GAGGACAGATGCAGGGCTGCTTGTTGGCTGCATTGACTCTTCCCACAGGGGAGTTACTAGAGGACTTCAGGACACTAAAAGAAGAGGTTCAAAGAGAGACCCAAGAAGTGCAGAAGCTGAGCCGAGTAGGGCAACACTCCCTGCTCAGCTCCCTCAGCAAACTTCTAGGGAAGAAAAAGGAGCTGCAAGACCTTGAGCTCATG CTGGAAGGGGCTCTAGACAAGGGACATGAAGTGAGCCTGGAGGCACTCCCAAAAGATGTCCTGCTATCAAAGGATGCAACAGGAGCCGTCCTCTATTTCCTGGGAGCCCTAACAG AGCTAAGTGAAGCCCAACAGAAGCTGCTGGTCAAATCCATGGAGAAAAAGATCCTACCCATGCAGCTAAAGCTG GTGGAGTGTACAATGGAACAGAGTTTCCTGCGGGATAAGGAGGGTGTCTTCCCCCTGCGACCCGAGCTGCTCTCCTCCCTTGGGGAAGAGGAACTGACTCTCACGGAGGCCCTGGTGGGGCTGAGTGGCCTGGAAGTGCAGAGATCTGGCCCCCAGTACCTGTGGGACCCAGACACCCTCCCCCGCCTCTGTGCCCTCTACGCGGGCCTCTCCCTCCTGCAGCTGCTGACTGAGGCCTCCTAA